In Geopsychrobacter electrodiphilus DSM 16401, a single window of DNA contains:
- a CDS encoding pyridoxal phosphate-dependent aminotransferase → MSIIATKVKDSIENASWIRRMFEEGAALRQQYGDDKVFDFTLGNPTMEPPAELKLELKRLAESPVPGMHRYMNNAGYDETRAAVAEVIAENCNQPVAASHIVMTCGAGAAMNVTLKAILNAGDEVIILAPYFVEYKFYIDNQGGVPVIVQTDEKFQPDLNAIEKAISLRTRAIVINSPNNPTGVIYPKTALMALGKMLKRKEAEFGRPLTVISDEPYARISFEEPVANIFDCVENSIIVTSHSKDLALPGERIGYLAANPAMGQVELFIQGAVFCNRVLGFVNAPALMQRLITKLQHCSVDVGEYRKKRDRLYTHLTGLGFSMVKPGGGFFLFPKSPLADEMEFIRIAQKYMILLVPGSGFGAPGFFRIAYCVSDDMIERSLGAWDKLANELGLK, encoded by the coding sequence ATGTCGATCATTGCCACAAAGGTAAAAGACAGTATCGAAAACGCTTCATGGATCCGCCGCATGTTTGAAGAGGGCGCGGCCTTACGCCAACAATACGGAGATGACAAGGTTTTCGATTTTACCCTTGGCAACCCGACTATGGAACCACCAGCAGAACTGAAATTGGAATTAAAACGGCTGGCCGAATCACCTGTCCCCGGCATGCACCGATACATGAACAACGCCGGTTATGACGAAACACGTGCCGCGGTCGCTGAGGTCATTGCCGAAAACTGCAACCAGCCGGTAGCTGCCTCACATATCGTGATGACCTGCGGCGCTGGGGCCGCAATGAATGTCACCCTGAAAGCCATACTGAATGCCGGCGATGAGGTGATCATTCTCGCCCCCTACTTTGTTGAATATAAATTTTACATCGACAATCAGGGCGGGGTTCCAGTTATCGTCCAGACCGATGAAAAATTCCAGCCTGACCTTAACGCAATTGAAAAGGCCATTTCACTCAGAACCCGCGCCATAGTTATCAATTCCCCGAATAATCCAACCGGCGTTATCTATCCCAAAACGGCCCTTATGGCTCTGGGAAAAATGCTGAAACGTAAAGAAGCCGAATTCGGCCGCCCGCTGACGGTCATCTCCGATGAACCTTACGCCCGCATCAGCTTTGAAGAACCGGTTGCCAACATTTTCGATTGTGTCGAAAATTCCATTATTGTCACCTCACACTCTAAAGACCTCGCTCTCCCTGGAGAGAGAATCGGCTACCTGGCCGCCAATCCGGCGATGGGCCAGGTGGAGTTGTTTATCCAGGGTGCGGTCTTCTGCAATCGTGTCCTTGGCTTCGTTAACGCTCCGGCGCTCATGCAACGACTGATCACCAAACTTCAGCACTGTAGCGTTGATGTTGGAGAATATCGGAAAAAACGTGATCGTCTATACACCCATCTGACCGGCTTGGGATTCTCAATGGTGAAACCTGGCGGCGGCTTTTTTCTCTTTCCTAAATCCCCGCTGGCAGACGAGATGGAATTTATCCGCATTGCGCAGAAATACATGATTCTGCTGGTGCCTGGTAGCGGGTTTGGTGCTCCGGGGTTCTTTCGAATCGCCTATTGTGTTAGCGATGACATGATTGAACGCAGTCTTGGGGCCTGGGATAAATTAGCCAATGAGTTAGGTCTTAAATAA
- a CDS encoding prephenate dehydrogenase, whose protein sequence is MKGHRIGRLTVIGVGLIGGSLGLALKEAGFVGEVVGCGRGKPNLEAALRLGIIDRYERDPQKAVLGADLVFLATPVRTLADLVREIAPALKDGAILTDGGSVKGSVLREVSPLVPAGVHFIAGHPIAGTENSGAEAAFSTLYQGKRCILTPNTQTDAGALEVVSAMWRAVGSEVICMPAEKHDRVLAAISHLPHMVAYSLVNAVGSYDHYEENILEYSAGGFRDFTRIASSDPTMWRDIALTNQVALLEMMDQFQLFFDELKEDIRKGDIDRLCEFFLRSKQLRDAIL, encoded by the coding sequence ATGAAAGGTCATCGTATTGGCCGGTTGACGGTCATCGGCGTCGGCCTCATCGGGGGGTCGCTGGGGTTGGCCCTGAAAGAAGCGGGATTTGTGGGGGAGGTTGTCGGTTGTGGTCGAGGCAAGCCGAACCTTGAAGCGGCGCTCAGATTAGGCATTATTGATCGTTATGAACGTGATCCGCAAAAGGCTGTCCTTGGGGCCGATCTGGTCTTTCTGGCAACTCCGGTACGAACTTTGGCTGATTTGGTTAGAGAAATTGCGCCGGCGCTCAAGGACGGTGCAATTCTGACCGATGGGGGGAGCGTCAAGGGGTCGGTTCTGCGTGAGGTGAGCCCATTAGTGCCTGCGGGCGTGCATTTTATCGCTGGCCATCCGATTGCCGGGACAGAGAATAGTGGCGCTGAAGCCGCATTTTCAACCCTCTACCAAGGGAAACGCTGCATCCTGACCCCGAACACGCAGACCGATGCCGGTGCGCTTGAGGTGGTGTCGGCGATGTGGAGAGCCGTCGGGAGTGAAGTTATCTGTATGCCAGCCGAGAAACATGACCGAGTGCTGGCCGCTATCAGCCATCTTCCACATATGGTCGCTTATTCCCTGGTGAATGCCGTGGGGTCCTATGACCATTATGAAGAGAATATCCTCGAATATTCAGCCGGCGGGTTTCGCGATTTTACCCGGATTGCTTCGTCTGACCCGACGATGTGGCGGGACATTGCCCTGACCAATCAGGTGGCCCTGCTCGAGATGATGGACCAGTTTCAACTTTTCTTTGATGAATTGAAAGAAGACATTCGCAAGGGGGATATCGACCGCCTGTGCGAATTTTTTCTGCGTTCTAAACAATTACGTGACGCTATCCTTTAA
- the recJ gene encoding single-stranded-DNA-specific exonuclease RecJ, protein MTIKPKCWVERSGRPEAVRQLMADLDVFPLTACSLANRGIHQLSAAREFLQARLNSLPDPDLLPDMEVAVQRLVEALGKGEKIAVHGDYDVDGITGTALLVESLRAFGANVEYHIPSRMKDGYGLSAAAINCAAQSGCTLVLSVDCGVSALVEADLIARLGLDLIVTDHHQPPEKLPNCLALVNPHLRANRFPCPDLAGVGVAFFLLLSLRRRLRENGWFTERKEPDLRKGLDLVALGTIADMVPLSGVNRILVRFGLQLLDAGERPGVAALKVVADVTRVTCGSVGFRLAPRLNAAGRLEEASLGAQLLLGEGSDSLAAQAAHLDCCNRERQQIEEQTLQEAIAQIESGCIAEHSLVLAAEGWHPGVIGIVASRLVERYYRPTVMIALADGLGKGSARSVHGFHLFAALGRTAQNLLSFGGHAAAAGLSLESGRVEAFRNDFEKVAAEELTAEDLVPRIEHDGEVGLGDLSLAAVAQLAELAPFGMGNPQPTFVCSGLIPSPPQIVGGKHLRFNVSAQGAQLNCIAFGMANRLEQFQGTIDLLFRPEINSFRGRDSVQLQVVDLRSSGLRRGSIAL, encoded by the coding sequence ATGACTATAAAACCGAAATGCTGGGTCGAGCGTAGCGGTCGCCCAGAGGCGGTCAGGCAACTCATGGCGGATCTGGACGTTTTCCCCTTAACGGCGTGTTCATTGGCCAATCGGGGGATTCATCAATTGTCCGCAGCCCGTGAATTTTTACAGGCAAGGCTGAACTCACTTCCTGACCCGGATCTGCTTCCTGATATGGAGGTTGCGGTCCAGCGTCTGGTCGAAGCGCTTGGGAAAGGCGAGAAAATTGCCGTTCACGGCGACTATGATGTGGACGGAATTACTGGTACCGCCTTGTTGGTTGAGTCATTACGCGCATTCGGGGCTAATGTTGAATATCATATCCCCTCCCGAATGAAGGATGGCTACGGTCTCTCTGCTGCTGCGATCAACTGTGCGGCCCAGAGTGGTTGTACTTTGGTGCTATCGGTTGACTGCGGCGTTTCTGCCTTGGTTGAAGCTGATCTGATAGCCAGATTGGGGCTTGATCTGATTGTGACGGATCATCATCAGCCTCCGGAGAAATTACCCAACTGCCTGGCGCTCGTGAACCCGCATCTGAGAGCTAATCGCTTCCCCTGTCCCGATCTTGCCGGAGTTGGAGTCGCCTTTTTTCTCTTGCTCAGTCTGCGTCGCCGCCTACGCGAAAACGGTTGGTTTACCGAACGCAAAGAACCTGATCTGCGCAAAGGGCTTGATCTGGTGGCGCTTGGTACGATTGCCGACATGGTTCCGCTTTCTGGAGTCAACCGTATTCTGGTTCGTTTCGGGCTGCAGCTGCTCGACGCTGGAGAGCGTCCAGGGGTCGCGGCCCTTAAAGTTGTCGCGGATGTCACCCGGGTCACCTGTGGTAGCGTCGGCTTTAGATTGGCACCGAGACTTAACGCCGCAGGACGCCTTGAAGAAGCGTCACTGGGTGCTCAGCTTTTGTTGGGGGAGGGAAGTGACTCACTTGCGGCCCAGGCGGCCCACCTGGATTGCTGTAATCGCGAACGGCAGCAGATCGAAGAACAGACCCTGCAGGAAGCGATCGCCCAGATCGAAAGTGGCTGTATCGCCGAGCATAGCCTGGTGTTGGCGGCCGAAGGCTGGCATCCCGGCGTTATCGGTATCGTCGCCAGCAGGCTGGTGGAGCGTTACTACCGCCCGACGGTTATGATCGCTTTAGCCGATGGGCTCGGGAAGGGGTCTGCCCGTTCTGTGCATGGTTTCCATCTGTTTGCAGCTCTGGGGCGTACCGCACAAAATCTGTTAAGCTTCGGCGGTCATGCCGCCGCCGCCGGACTCTCGCTCGAATCTGGGCGGGTCGAAGCTTTCAGAAATGATTTTGAAAAGGTCGCCGCGGAAGAATTAACCGCTGAGGATCTTGTCCCGAGAATTGAACATGACGGAGAGGTTGGCCTCGGAGACCTGTCATTGGCGGCTGTTGCACAGCTTGCCGAGCTGGCGCCTTTCGGTATGGGGAATCCTCAGCCGACGTTTGTCTGTTCCGGTCTGATCCCGAGTCCGCCACAGATTGTCGGAGGCAAGCATCTGCGTTTCAATGTTTCGGCGCAAGGCGCACAGCTGAATTGTATTGCCTTCGGCATGGCCAATCGTCTGGAGCAATTTCAGGGAACTATCGACCTGCTGTTTCGTCCTGAAATTAATAGTTTTCGGGGCAGGGATTCGGTCCAGCTTCAGGTTGTCGATCTCCGCAGCAGCGGCCTGCGCCGGGGAAGCATCGCTCTGTAA
- the secD gene encoding protein translocase subunit SecD, giving the protein MSNSLKIRGGVVLICLILALFSLAPTFMQSSLPAWWQHAVDPIHRGLDLQGGMHLVLGVDVDKAVESRVDSMVDQADALLRGKDIVFKRIERQQGNQIVIVVYDEDASKQVDTLMAESFPNLKGETLPASGGYIEKHYHLSDKEIANIADYAVRQALETMRNRVDQFGVSEPTLQRQSDNRILIQLPGIKDPERAISLIGKTARLEFKMVDETADVAAAQKGKLPPGTELLYERNTNKQTGTVSEKPIVLFSKIALTGDLLEDANVRIDTRYNEPYVSIDFNTVGAKRFDQLTAANVGKRMAIVLDDTVYSAPVIRERISGGSAQISGSFTSQEATDLAIVLRAGSLPAPVNILENRTVGPSLGNDSIHKGIKSAIIGCLLVIGAMVIYYNLSGLVAVVALVLNIVFICAMLSLFGATLTLPGIAGIVLTIGMAVDANVLIFERIREELRLGKAPKIALDLGFGKAFLTIMDANLTTLLAALVLFQFGTGPVKGFAVTLSIGIVASLFTAIFVSRVIFDFFLNRRQVRRLSI; this is encoded by the coding sequence ATGTCGAATAGTCTTAAAATCAGGGGCGGGGTTGTGCTGATCTGCCTGATTCTGGCCCTGTTTTCACTGGCGCCGACCTTTATGCAGAGCAGCCTGCCGGCCTGGTGGCAGCATGCGGTCGATCCGATTCATCGTGGTCTTGATCTGCAGGGTGGTATGCACCTCGTGCTCGGTGTTGATGTCGATAAAGCCGTTGAGAGCCGGGTCGATTCTATGGTCGATCAGGCCGACGCCCTTCTGCGGGGGAAAGACATTGTTTTCAAGCGGATTGAGCGGCAACAGGGGAATCAAATTGTCATCGTCGTTTATGACGAAGACGCCAGTAAGCAGGTTGACACCCTGATGGCCGAAAGTTTCCCCAACCTCAAGGGGGAAACATTGCCGGCAAGCGGTGGTTATATCGAAAAGCATTACCACCTGAGTGACAAAGAGATAGCGAATATTGCCGATTATGCCGTACGTCAGGCACTTGAAACCATGCGTAACCGTGTCGACCAGTTTGGAGTGAGCGAGCCGACTCTTCAGCGCCAGTCTGATAATCGCATCCTCATTCAGTTGCCAGGCATCAAGGATCCGGAGCGGGCTATTTCATTGATCGGTAAAACAGCACGTCTTGAATTTAAGATGGTCGATGAAACTGCTGATGTTGCTGCGGCGCAAAAAGGGAAGTTGCCTCCGGGGACAGAATTGCTCTATGAGCGCAACACGAACAAGCAGACCGGCACTGTCAGTGAAAAGCCAATCGTGCTGTTTAGTAAGATCGCACTGACTGGCGACCTGCTGGAAGATGCCAATGTGCGCATCGATACACGCTACAACGAACCCTACGTTTCTATCGATTTCAATACGGTCGGAGCCAAGCGGTTTGACCAGCTTACCGCTGCCAACGTTGGCAAGCGGATGGCGATTGTACTGGATGATACAGTCTATTCTGCGCCTGTGATCCGGGAGCGGATCTCGGGTGGGAGTGCACAAATTTCAGGCTCCTTTACTTCCCAGGAAGCCACCGACCTTGCGATTGTACTGCGCGCCGGGTCGCTCCCTGCACCTGTGAACATTCTGGAAAACAGAACTGTCGGACCCTCTCTCGGTAACGATTCGATCCACAAAGGGATCAAGTCGGCCATCATTGGCTGTCTGCTGGTTATTGGTGCGATGGTCATCTATTACAACCTTTCTGGTCTGGTCGCGGTTGTTGCCTTGGTTCTGAATATTGTTTTTATCTGTGCCATGCTCTCGCTCTTCGGTGCAACCCTGACCCTGCCGGGCATCGCCGGTATCGTATTGACTATCGGTATGGCGGTCGATGCTAACGTGTTGATCTTTGAGCGGATCCGTGAGGAATTGCGTCTCGGAAAAGCTCCTAAAATTGCGCTGGATCTTGGCTTTGGTAAGGCTTTCCTGACAATCATGGACGCCAACCTGACCACACTGTTGGCAGCGCTGGTGCTGTTCCAGTTCGGCACCGGGCCGGTCAAGGGCTTTGCTGTCACCCTTTCGATCGGTATCGTCGCCTCGCTCTTTACCGCGATCTTTGTTTCGCGAGTGATCTTTGACTTTTTCCTGAACCGCCGGCAAGTGCGGCGGCTGAGCATTTAA
- the aroA gene encoding 3-phosphoshikimate 1-carboxyvinyltransferase, whose product MSQLEQRVISPSRGLKGDIVVPGDKSISHRAIMFASLAEGTSRIRGLLRGEDCMSTLAAFRQMGVQVKEAGDCLLIEGRGIRGLQEPGDVIDCGNSGTTMRLMSGILAAQPFFSVLTGDRYLRQRPMGRILTPLLGMGAEISGRENGTKAPLAIRGGMLRAGEYHSPVSSAQVKSAVLLAGMQVEGETRVFEPHLSRDHSERMLRCFGVDIRSFEGGASVCGPVILKGRDIDVPGDISSAAFFMVAALITPGSELLLKNVGVNPTRSGIIDILQQMGGQITLLNQRELSGEPVADLLVKYSPLRGIEIGGDLVPRAIDEFPVVSVAAVFAEGETLIREAKELRVKETDRIAAVCDTLGKIGGLVEPLEDGMRIQGTGTLHGGLVNSFGDHRIAMSMAVAAQAATGAITIADTGCTATSFPNFWDLLEQVNH is encoded by the coding sequence ATGTCTCAGTTAGAGCAGAGAGTTATCTCTCCGAGCCGTGGGCTCAAGGGTGACATTGTTGTCCCCGGCGATAAGTCGATTTCGCATCGGGCCATTATGTTCGCGTCTTTGGCCGAAGGCACCAGTCGCATTCGTGGCCTGTTGCGTGGCGAGGATTGCATGTCGACCCTGGCGGCATTTAGGCAGATGGGCGTGCAGGTCAAAGAGGCTGGGGATTGTCTCTTAATTGAAGGGCGAGGCATTCGCGGTTTGCAAGAGCCCGGAGATGTTATTGACTGTGGCAACTCGGGCACGACCATGCGTCTGATGAGCGGGATCCTCGCTGCCCAGCCTTTCTTCTCGGTTCTGACCGGAGATAGATATCTTCGACAGCGCCCGATGGGCCGTATTCTTACCCCCCTGCTTGGCATGGGGGCTGAGATTAGCGGGCGGGAAAATGGGACTAAGGCACCGCTGGCAATTCGCGGAGGAATGTTAAGAGCCGGAGAGTATCATTCGCCGGTATCCAGTGCACAAGTGAAATCAGCCGTTCTGTTGGCCGGAATGCAGGTCGAAGGAGAAACGCGGGTGTTTGAGCCGCATCTTTCGCGAGATCATAGCGAGCGGATGTTGCGCTGCTTCGGGGTTGATATAAGATCCTTTGAGGGTGGCGCCTCTGTTTGCGGCCCCGTCATCCTGAAGGGGCGTGATATCGATGTCCCGGGCGATATCTCCTCGGCGGCGTTCTTTATGGTAGCGGCATTGATCACTCCAGGTTCTGAACTTCTGTTGAAAAATGTCGGTGTCAATCCAACGCGCAGCGGCATTATTGATATCCTGCAGCAGATGGGTGGGCAGATAACACTTTTGAATCAGCGCGAGCTTTCAGGGGAGCCGGTTGCCGATCTGTTAGTAAAATACAGCCCCTTGCGCGGGATTGAAATCGGTGGAGACCTTGTTCCACGAGCAATTGATGAGTTCCCGGTGGTCAGTGTGGCAGCAGTCTTTGCTGAAGGAGAGACCCTGATCAGGGAGGCAAAGGAGTTGCGCGTTAAGGAGACTGACCGTATTGCGGCCGTCTGCGATACGCTGGGGAAAATCGGTGGCCTGGTTGAACCCCTTGAAGATGGCATGCGGATTCAGGGCACGGGAACTTTACATGGCGGGCTGGTCAACTCCTTCGGCGATCACCGGATTGCCATGAGTATGGCGGTTGCAGCTCAAGCGGCAACCGGGGCAATAACAATTGCCGACACTGGATGTACCGCGACCTCATTCCCGAATTTCTGGGATCTTCTTGAGCAGGTGAATCATTGA
- the yajC gene encoding preprotein translocase subunit YajC has protein sequence MVSKAFAMAGGGAQGGQQGYEGLIMLVLMFAIFYFLLIRPQQKRAKQHRELIGALKPGNQVVTAGGIYGKVAAVEELTVTVEVATGVKIKLNRASITEVKGDA, from the coding sequence ATGGTATCTAAAGCTTTTGCAATGGCAGGCGGTGGTGCACAGGGAGGGCAGCAGGGTTATGAGGGCCTCATTATGCTGGTCCTTATGTTTGCTATTTTCTATTTTTTATTGATTCGTCCGCAGCAGAAACGCGCCAAGCAGCATCGTGAATTGATCGGGGCATTGAAACCCGGAAATCAAGTCGTGACGGCAGGTGGAATTTATGGCAAGGTGGCGGCCGTTGAAGAGTTGACCGTGACGGTTGAGGTCGCAACGGGTGTCAAAATCAAACTGAACCGTGCTTCAATCACCGAAGTTAAGGGTGATGCTTGA
- the pheA gene encoding prephenate dehydratase: MSNSNLKKLRNKIDQIDDQILDLLNNRARVVLEVGKAKAGESREFYVPSRERAIFERLQGGNPGPFPNESICRVFREIISASLSLEMPMKVAYLGPQSTFTHVAAMEQFGLSAQLVPQKSIPAVFEEVERGRAHYGVVPVENSTEGVVNHTLDMFISSELQVIAEILLEISHDLLSQTGKLEQICKVVSHPQALAQCRRWLDENLPDTPQMDLTSTAAAAQMAAEDDTVAAIASQAAARQYGLQVAKGKIEDNPNNFTRFLVIGSKRPDPSGRDKTSIMFSVHDEPGILYRMLEPFSKRDINLVKIESRPMKQKAWEYIFFLDLVGHVEDEKISAAIEDLRSHCHFLKILGSYPFAGQGERE, translated from the coding sequence ATGTCGAATTCCAATTTAAAAAAACTCAGGAATAAGATAGATCAGATTGATGATCAAATTCTGGATCTGCTCAACAATCGTGCTCGGGTGGTGCTGGAAGTTGGCAAAGCCAAGGCCGGTGAGAGCCGCGAATTTTATGTGCCGAGTCGTGAGCGCGCGATCTTTGAACGACTTCAGGGTGGTAACCCCGGCCCTTTTCCCAATGAATCAATCTGTCGCGTCTTTCGCGAGATTATCAGCGCCTCGCTCTCCCTTGAAATGCCGATGAAAGTCGCATATCTGGGGCCACAGTCGACTTTTACCCATGTGGCTGCGATGGAACAATTCGGGCTCTCGGCTCAGCTCGTCCCCCAGAAAAGTATCCCGGCGGTCTTTGAAGAGGTCGAGCGCGGAAGGGCGCATTATGGCGTGGTTCCGGTCGAAAATTCGACGGAGGGGGTCGTGAACCACACCCTCGATATGTTTATCAGCTCCGAGTTGCAAGTGATCGCCGAGATCCTGCTCGAAATCTCCCATGACCTGCTCTCGCAAACGGGTAAACTCGAACAGATTTGTAAGGTGGTTTCTCATCCTCAGGCTTTGGCGCAATGCCGGCGCTGGTTGGATGAAAATCTCCCCGATACTCCCCAGATGGATTTGACCAGCACCGCAGCTGCGGCCCAGATGGCTGCGGAGGATGACACCGTGGCGGCGATTGCCAGTCAGGCCGCTGCTCGGCAATATGGCCTGCAGGTGGCGAAAGGGAAGATTGAGGACAACCCGAACAACTTTACCCGGTTCCTGGTGATTGGCAGCAAGAGACCTGACCCTAGCGGCCGGGACAAGACCTCGATCATGTTCAGCGTACATGATGAACCCGGCATTCTTTACCGGATGCTCGAACCCTTCAGCAAACGCGACATCAATCTGGTGAAAATTGAAAGTCGACCGATGAAGCAAAAGGCTTGGGAATATATTTTCTTTCTTGATCTGGTCGGTCATGTAGAAGATGAAAAGATCTCCGCGGCGATTGAAGATTTGCGCAGTCATTGTCATTTTTTGAAAATTCTGGGGTCCTATCCGTTCGCCGGGCAGGGGGAGAGGGAATGA
- a CDS encoding tetratricopeptide repeat protein: MKKEAILFAVVALVVGVLVGVIFTNARKNDRNVSSAPETSAPSVNAGQQMAMLEGIVAKEPGNLNAWVQLGNAYFDANQPMKSIDAYDKALAIKPNDPNVLTDQGVMFRKVGWFDKAIHAFEQASKADPTHIQSLFNLGVVYRYDLQDFTKAQDVWERYLKINPSGPGSDQVRAELDFIKSHPAPDGNK, encoded by the coding sequence ATGAAGAAAGAGGCGATTCTTTTTGCGGTAGTAGCCCTGGTTGTCGGGGTGTTGGTCGGCGTCATTTTCACTAATGCGCGCAAAAATGACCGGAATGTTTCGTCTGCTCCTGAGACTTCAGCGCCTTCTGTCAACGCCGGGCAGCAGATGGCGATGCTGGAGGGGATCGTCGCGAAGGAACCAGGCAACCTGAATGCCTGGGTGCAGTTGGGAAATGCATATTTTGATGCGAACCAACCGATGAAGTCGATCGATGCCTATGACAAAGCGCTGGCAATCAAACCCAATGATCCCAATGTGCTAACGGATCAGGGGGTTATGTTCCGCAAGGTAGGCTGGTTTGATAAAGCGATTCATGCATTTGAACAAGCATCAAAAGCCGACCCTACTCATATTCAGAGTCTTTTTAATCTCGGCGTTGTTTATCGCTATGATCTTCAGGATTTCACCAAGGCGCAAGACGTTTGGGAGCGCTACCTGAAGATTAATCCTTCCGGCCCCGGTTCAGATCAGGTTCGGGCAGAACTTGATTTTATCAAGAGTCATCCCGCCCCTGATGGCAATAAGTAA
- the secF gene encoding protein translocase subunit SecF, with protein MELIKSDTNIDFVGKRTIAMAFSLLLIAIGIISLIYHGGPDYGIDFAGGTLVQVRFAEATNATAIKKALAGMKLGGMVVQQFGDDKNEFMIRMENTSQELKAVGLQVQEHLDTTYGADKVEVRRTEMVGPQVGSDLRMKGLKAILYAMIGLLAYISWRFEFRFAVGAIVALVHDVAITIGAFSLTGREIDLPIIAAFLAIIGYSLNDTIIVYDRIRENVGRYNKESFSFIVNRSVNDTLSRTLLTSGTTLLAVLALFIWGGGVIHNFAFAMLVGILIGTYSSVFVASPILMFWEQRKLRKS; from the coding sequence ATGGAATTGATCAAATCGGATACCAATATCGATTTTGTCGGCAAACGGACGATTGCAATGGCATTCTCCTTGTTGTTAATTGCGATCGGTATTATTTCACTGATCTATCATGGAGGCCCTGATTACGGCATCGATTTCGCTGGCGGAACCCTTGTCCAGGTGCGATTTGCCGAGGCGACCAATGCGACGGCTATCAAAAAGGCTCTTGCCGGGATGAAGCTCGGGGGGATGGTTGTTCAGCAGTTTGGTGATGATAAAAACGAATTTATGATCCGGATGGAGAATACATCACAGGAGCTTAAAGCTGTTGGTCTTCAGGTTCAAGAGCACCTTGATACAACATACGGCGCGGACAAGGTTGAAGTGAGGCGGACCGAGATGGTCGGGCCTCAGGTTGGCAGTGATCTGCGCATGAAGGGTCTGAAGGCGATCCTCTATGCCATGATCGGTCTGTTGGCTTATATATCCTGGCGTTTCGAGTTCCGCTTTGCGGTCGGGGCGATTGTTGCTTTGGTCCATGATGTGGCGATCACTATTGGGGCGTTCAGCCTGACCGGCCGGGAGATTGATCTGCCGATAATCGCTGCATTTCTGGCGATTATCGGTTATTCGCTTAACGATACGATCATCGTTTACGATCGTATTCGAGAGAATGTCGGGCGTTATAACAAGGAGAGTTTCTCCTTTATCGTCAACCGCAGTGTCAACGACACCCTGTCGCGGACCCTGTTGACCTCTGGAACCACCCTGCTGGCAGTCCTTGCTCTTTTTATCTGGGGTGGCGGGGTTATTCATAACTTTGCCTTCGCCATGCTGGTCGGGATTCTTATCGGGACCTATTCCTCGGTTTTCGTCGCCAGTCCCATACTGATGTTCTGGGAGCAGCGTAAACTGCGTAAGAGCTGA
- a CDS encoding right-handed parallel beta-helix repeat-containing protein — MAISKYYSLHGQPERKAGRFFTPREDHPHMLTRLVLLSFVLISFTACSLILKPQDQILYGKILWQGVVRLHGDIILDAGAILTIAPGTRVVFEPPGPGEDLYREHPYFIGSELIVRGRLIALGTATMPIMFNSADPEGAAGSWGGINIEDSPEAHFSYCRFEQANSALHARKSRLTVEHSIFRHNLVGLRFHDTRLLAENNLFEENDTAIRFHFGSPVILHNLIQHNHKGIFISEKPDDYLIENNSFVDNSPYQISLGEGVRQTVDLRNNYWSETGENLERFFFDGRVDDWLGRVDYLPVLKQPDLLEPTP, encoded by the coding sequence ATGGCAATAAGTAAGTACTATTCATTGCACGGCCAGCCTGAGCGAAAGGCTGGCCGTTTTTTTACCCCGCGGGAAGATCATCCTCACATGTTGACCCGTCTTGTCCTGTTATCGTTCGTACTCATCAGTTTCACCGCCTGTAGTTTAATACTTAAACCACAGGACCAGATTCTTTACGGGAAGATTCTCTGGCAGGGGGTGGTGCGCCTGCATGGTGACATCATCCTTGACGCCGGGGCCATATTAACTATTGCGCCGGGCACGCGGGTTGTCTTTGAGCCTCCCGGTCCTGGTGAAGATCTCTATCGTGAACACCCTTATTTTATTGGGAGTGAATTGATTGTGCGCGGCCGCCTGATAGCCCTGGGCACAGCGACCATGCCGATTATGTTCAACTCAGCTGACCCCGAGGGTGCCGCCGGAAGTTGGGGAGGGATCAATATTGAAGACTCGCCGGAAGCTCATTTCTCCTATTGTCGATTTGAGCAGGCAAACAGTGCCCTGCATGCCCGCAAGTCACGGCTAACAGTGGAGCATTCGATCTTTCGGCATAACCTGGTTGGCTTGCGTTTTCACGATACCCGTCTTCTGGCCGAAAATAATCTATTTGAAGAGAACGATACCGCCATCCGCTTTCATTTCGGTTCACCGGTAATTTTGCATAATTTGATTCAGCATAATCACAAAGGGATATTTATTTCTGAAAAACCGGATGATTATCTGATTGAAAACAACAGCTTTGTTGACAACTCCCCATATCAGATAAGTCTGGGGGAAGGTGTAAGGCAGACCGTTGATTTGCGCAATAATTACTGGAGCGAAACCGGGGAGAATCTGGAGAGATTTTTTTTTGATGGCCGAGTCGATGACTGGCTTGGGAGAGTCGATTATCTCCCTGTCCTGAAGCAGCCAGATCTTCTGGAGCCGACACCATGA